The nucleotide sequence AAACATGTGATGGTATAAGATTTATAATTGTTTTGGTTATTTATGGTGATTTTTCGAGGGTTATGTAACTGTTGGTCAGCGATTTAGTGTATGTTTGATAAAACTAGCTGGTAGCTTGTAGCTGATAGTTTGTAGTTGTTAACTTTTCATATGTATTTTGGAGTTTGACAGGGTAACTGAAACTGTTAAAATAAAGTGAAAATGACAAAAAGTTAGTAGTATTTTCTCATATGctagtttaattagtttttagttttaagctTTTTTCAATCTCAAAAGCTTTAAGCTCTTGTAGCCAAACATAGCTTAATATTTAATATAAGAGTTTTTTCATAAAAGCTAAAAGTTAAAAGCTCCTACAAGCTCCAAAAAACTTGCTGGCAAAACATGCCCTTATTGTGATTTTTTGAGGTTTATATGTTGTTGGTCGGTCGTTATGGTGGTAATTTATGGTAATAATTTGTTGATGGTGTTTAGGGGTTTCTAGGTAGATTCGGTTATCTGTTTCTTATTATTTGTGTGGTTGTAGACAGTTTTTTGGTAGATAGTCGAGTGTTCGGACTTCAAGTCGTGGATATTGGTTTTAATTTTAAAGTCGTATCAATCCTTACAGTAGTTTCTTTCTCCGTTTGCATCTTTAAATTTCATGGTACTACCACTTGGTTTTGAATATGTTTCGAAACGGTTTGATGTAAGGTTTTAACGAGTTTTGTCTCGGTTGCCGTTGTTTAGTCGTTGTCGGTTTTTCCTTCGTTTACATGCTTTCTACAGGTGATTGCCCGTAAGTGGTACTGTCTAATGTTAATTTGAATAATAAGTTGAGTTTTAGATTGTTGAGTTGTAGCCATATCGAGTTCGGTGTAATCGAGTTGTAATGTCTTTTATGCTGGTCGTGAAATCATGTTTAGTTGAGTTATTATTTAACATCACTGTAATTTTTAGGTTCTtgttagttttattttattttatgaataTAGTTATAGTtactacctttaaaaaaaaaatattaataatgaagCATTATGGTCAACAATGGGATACAGTGTAATAAtatgatatgaatatgaatatgggaTATTGTAGATAGTGAGATATTGCTATAAATAACCCTACATTCGTTCATTGATCCATACGCTTTAAGCAATTACAGTTTATTAAACTGCAGGCTTCATACACCAATTCGAAATTAAAAAAATGGCTGCACCTGAAGCTAATACCAAAACCACTACAACCCATGAGCGTCCTTTGGCCAACTTCCCTCCATCAATGTGGGGTGACTGCTTCCTATCATACTCTCTTGACAAAAAGGTAAAATTTAGTCTCTGTTAACCGTGAATAATACACTAATTCTGACGACATGCATAATATCTTTATCAATTAGTTTAAAAAGCATTTTATTCATTTTGTAGGAATTAGAAGCACTTGCTAAAGCCATGGAGGAGCATAAAGAGGAATTGAGAACACTTATAATCAACCCAAAATCGGATCTAAATGCCAAAATGAATTTAATTTATTCTGTGTATCGCCTTGGTTTGACGTATCTTTTCGTGAAGGAGATTGATTGCCAACTTGATACACTTTTTAAAGAGCTTAACATGGAATATTATCTTGAACTTGACCTATACACAATTTCAATTTACTTTCAAGTTTTTCGAACCCATGGTTACAATGTATCTTGTGGTATGTGGTAGTTGAATGTGATCATACAGATATATAGCTTTATTATGTGCATGCAATTCTAgactttagggtaatatatattgtCATATAATCTATTGTCATTATATGTTGCAACAGATTTGTTCAATAAGTTCAAGGATGATAGCTCTGGATCGTTCAAAGAAGACATTATCGATGATGTGAGGGGTATGTTAGGCTTGTATGAAGCGTCACAATTAAGAACACATGGAGAATCAGTTCTGGACGATGCCTTTGTATTCACAGAATCTAAACTTAAAAGTGTCGAACCATTAACGCTTGATGGTAATCTTGTACGTCAAGTGAAACATGCAATTACGCGACCCTTTCATCGAGGAGTCCCAATGGTTGAGGCAAGGTTATATTTGATCAACTATGAAGAAGAGTGTTCAACCTATGAATCACTACTAAAACTCGCAAAGCTGCACTTCAACTACTTGCAGTTACTACAAAGAATGAACTTCAAATCGTCTCAAAGTAAGTAACTATACTATTAGGAAAAGAAAGAATGATTTCAAATTTCATATAATTAATTTCATTCACAACCAGAGGCGGAGCCAGAATTTACTTATAAGGAATGCAGATCACAAAAACTAAATATCAacataaaatttttatatataaatcgtAACAATGAGAAATTTAAGGGATGCTTGTGTTTACTATTTGAGGATATTGTCATAATATACAATTTTTAAACACACTAGAATTCGCTTATTTGAAGAGTATACAAAGCATTCACATGCATCTCCCTATCTCCGTCTCTGTTCACAACTAACCAAAGGGCTTATAGCCTAGCAGTATTCGATTCGATGAGCCTTTGAACCAATGAGGCCGAGGGTTCTAGTTGCCATCGTGGGCATATAAATGTTCACTTTTGGTTGATATATGCTTGTGAATATGAAGAACTTAATTAGTCTATGTTATATTGATTAATTAGGTGGTGGAAGGATATGGACTTTGAAACGGTAACTTTTTATGCAAGAGATAGAGTACCAGAGCTCTATGTGTGGATATTGTCACTGTTTTTGGAGCCTTACTACTCTCAAGTTCGTATCATAACAACAAAAATCATAGTGCTTGTGTTGTTGTTAGATGACACATGTGATGCCTATGCTACGATCGAGGAAATTCGACTTGTGGCTGATGCAATAAATAGGTATCTGTCATATATCTTCAAATGTATACTTGTTGATGCAATAAATAGGTATCTGTCATATATCTTCAAATGTATACTTGTTTGATCAAATTACATCGAACTTGTCTATATATTTTAGGTGGGAGGTTAGCGCAAAAGAGCAGCTTCCGGAATATGTTAAACCATTCTATGAAATTATATTGAATGAGTACACCGAATTGGAAACACAATTTGCAAAAGAAGAAAGAGCTCATTTGGTTAATGCTTCAAAAAAAGCGGTATGATATCATTAAAcattgtgtgtttgtgtgtgtgtgttttaataTATGCTTGTTGCTTAATTTCTTTTCTTTACCTTTTATATGAACCAAGTTTCAAAAACTAGCTGATGCGTATCTTCAAGAGGCTGAATGGAGACACAACAAAGAAGTTCCATCATTCGACGAGTATATGAAGACGGGGCTAGTTACTTCTACACATGAACTACTTTCTAAGTCCGCTTTAATAGGTATGGGCGAGATTGTCACCGATGAGGCTTTTGCTTGGTACGAAAGTCATCCAAAGATTTTAACGGCTTCAGAGACAATTTCACGACTCCATGATGATGTGATGACTTTTGAGGTACGTACTTAAATTAATCTCTTCAAGTACTTATATTCATAATCTTATGTTTATGCTATAAATAAATGTGGCACATGATATTACTTTAGACAATAGTTGATAatgtaattatgtaatctctaatgatcTGAATTGTCAACTATGTATATGAGTATGAAGTTTGAGCGCGAAAGAGATGAAACAGCTACCGGTGTTGATTCATATATGAAGACTTTTGAGGTGCCGGAAAATATAGCTATATATGAGGTGAAGAATATAGTTGAAAATGCATGGAAAGATATAAACGAGGGATGTTTAAAGCCAAGGGAGGTTCCAATGGATGTACTTGCTCCGATTGTCAATCTTGCAAAGATGATCGATGTGGCATATAAATACAACGATGGCTTCACTTTTCCTGAAATAACTTTTAAAGACTTTATTACTTTGTTGTTTCAAGTTTCGGTCCCTATATAGGCTAGTGATAAATTCACATTCAAAACCAATGAATCGATCAAAACTATGCATTGATTGTTGGACTTTACAATTTATTAATGCATAATTTTGTTAGATTTATTAGTTTTAATTGGTACACATTGATCACCgcccttatatatataaatatataatatatatattgctCTTGATTTTAATAATGACATCAACATATGTGTGCGTTGATGCTACTTTGTAATCGTACTCCTTTATGAATGGGAAATTCTACTGTGTGCTTTATGCTATGACATGAGCAAGGAGATTCTATTTGTCAACTGTGGTGTTATGTGACATTActtataataatgtaaaaataaagtATAGAtactattaaatattaaatatgtatgtatagaaCACCACTAAATATAATTACAAAAcagtgattttaaaaaaaaaaaaattataccttTTTTGTTTAGTCAACCAAACATTACACGTTTTCAAATATCAGATTCCATACAAACAGGCGTTGGTAAGGCTGGTTTTCTAACTGAATGGTCAAACGCGTTCCTCCCAACCACCATCATTAAATGCCCATTTATGACTAGTTCTTTCGATGCAATGCCACGTAGGAAACCGGCCTTCCCAACGCCGAATTCTCACCTTTTATAAACCAGCCTTTTGGTTTCCGTTTTCATCACATATGGAATCAATTATCAAATAACCAAATAAACTGTCACTTTTTGCTTAGTCCCGACATCTACATCAACACAAATGGCGGTTTTCAACATTCAAGCAAGATCTGGTCCAGTCAACGAGGAGCTACTTTTTCTACAGTCAGTCGGAAATCACATATCATATTCTATTTTCAGGGGTTTAATTTCGGGGGAACAAATAAAGGTTAGAAGATCCGATAGGAATATTTTTAAAGATATTGTTGAGCACGGGATTGATGACTGTGTGTATATTTATATCTAACAAATGGGTTTAGGGATTGTTTTAAAATTAGGTTTTTTAAAATTAGACCACGCTCTAATTTCTGCTTTAGTTGAAAGGTGGAGTCCGGAGATGCATACCTTTCACTTTCCGACTGGGGAAGCAGCAGTAACCTTGCAGGATGTGAAAATTCTATGAGGTTTACCGATTGATGGGGGAGTTGTATCCGAGTTATGGCGTACTTTACCGGTGGATGAATGggctatttgaaatgtcccgttcaaattgattataaacgttccatattaattgatttcgttgcgaggttttgacctctatatgagacgtttttcaaagactgcattcgtttttaaaactaaccataacctttattttattgacaaggttaaaaggacaccacctagattatccagaaatgataatctcaaaatatcacacttacacactaccaatacatattggtttacaatattaatatgttacaacaaagtaaatcttgaatgcagttttaaacaatattatacaagcatgctgacaccaaatcttgtccatatattagcatgcaacagcggaagctcttaataatcacctgagaataaacatgctttaaacgtcaacaaaaatgttggtgagttataggtttaacctatatatttatcaaatcataataatagaacacacgatttcatacttcaatatacatcccatacatagagataaaaatcattcatatggtgaacacctggtaaccgacattaacaagatgcatataagaatatcccctatcattccgggaaatccttcgaacatgataaaaatgaattcgaagtactaaagcatccggtactttggatggggttcgttaggcccaatagatctatctttaggattcgcgtcaattagtagatcggtttactaattcttaggctaccaagcaaaaggggcatattcggcttcgatcattcacccatatgatgtagtttcatttacttgtgtctatttcgtaaaacatttataaaactgcatgtattctcatcccaaaatgttagattttaaaagtgggactataactcactttcacagatttttacttcgtcgggaagtaagacttagccactggtcgattcacgaacctataacaaatatgtacatatatatcaaagtatgttcaaaatatatctacaacatttttaatacgttttaatgttttaagtttattaagtcagctgtcctcgttagtaacctacaactagttgtccacagttagatgtacagaaataaagcaaaatatattatctcgaatcaatccacaacctcgtgtatacaagcctcaggctagatcacaactcaaagtatatataatattttggaatcaacctcaaccctgtatagctaactccaacattactgcatatagagtgtctatggttgttccgaaatatatatatatatagatgggtcgatatgatatgtcaaaacattgtattcgtgtctatggtatcccaagattacataatatattagaatacatgtataatacaatatgagttagctaggatatgattaatatagatttgttaccaattttcacgtagctacaacaagaaaatttatccaatcttgttttacaacttcttcgttttaaatccgttttgagtgattcaagttgctatggtttcatattgaacttaagtttatgaatctaaacagaaaaagtataagtttatagtcgaaaatacaggttacaagtcatttttgtaaaggtagtcatttcagtcgaaagaacgacgtctagatgaccatttttgaaaacatacttccactttgagtttaaccatgatttttgaatatagtttcatgttcataagaaatatcattttcccagaagaacaacttttaaatcaaagtttatcatagtttttaattaactaacccaaaacagcccgcggtgttactacgacggcgtatatccggttttacggtgtttttcgtgtttttaggttttaaatcattaagttagcatatcatatagatatagaacatgtgtctagttgattttaaaagtctagttagaaggattaacttttgtttgcgaacaaatttagaattgactaaactatgttctagtgatttcaagtttaaaccttcgaacaaggtagttttatatatatgaatcgaatgatgttatgaacatcattactacctcaggttttgtggataaacctactggaaatgagaaaaatagatctagcttcaaatgatctttggatggcttgaaagttcttgaagcaaaatcatgacacgaaaacaagttcaagtaagatttccacttgaaataagattgttaaagttatagaaattaaatcaaagtttgaatatgtgataaggctaaaaaggaacatatatttcatagcattatcccccaagaaagacaagattttagttgcaattgttccattttcaagtaatattcgtttattttaaataagtgcgaagacaaaaggcgaaaacgacgatttaaagacaacaaggtccaaaaagctaaaaagtacaagatacaatcaaaaaggttcaaattattgatgaagaacgtctaaaaatgacaagagtacaagttagaaaacgcaaagtacacgatataaaattgtacgaaaggacgttcgaaaatccggaaccgggacatgagtcaactttcaacgctcgacgcaacggtgtaaaaattacgagtcaactatgcacaagaataaaatataatatttaaataattcataataagaataatattaaataataaaaagttgttaattgagcatagttcaggggtcataaataaaaattcaaatttataatttgcctataaaaggctatgtaattcgATCGATATAAGGAGacctttttctatcatatttctatcgatccatctatctattatcaatatcaattatcaatatctatattctatatctctatcataatgttaacttaataagatataacaataatcttaattttaattttaaattatgataataataagatttatgatagagatcgtttgagtgtgtaagtcgaaattctgtccgtgtaacgctacgctatttttaatcattgtaagttatgttcaacctttttacattaatgtctcgtagctaagttattattatgcttatttaaaacaaagtaatcatgatgttgggctaattactaaaattgggtaattgggctttgtaccataattggggtttggacaaaagaacgacacttgtggaaattagactatgggctattaatgggctttatatttgtttaactaaatgatagtctgttaatgttaatataaagatttacaattgggcttccctataaattaccatatacactcaatcggacacgatgggcggggtatttatatgtacgaataatcgttcatttaaccggacacgggaatggattaatagccactagaataattaaaacaggggtgaaattatgtacaaggacacttggtataattgataacaaaatattaaaaccttggattacactcagtcgacatcctggtgtaattattaaacaaagtattaaaatcttgttacagtttaagtccccaattagttggaatatttaacttcgggtataaggataatttgacgaggacactcgcactttatatttatgactgatggactgttatggacaaaaaccagacggacatattaaataatccaggacaaaggacaattaacccatgggcataaaactaaaatcaacacgtcaaacatcatgattacggaagtttaaataagcataattcttttatttcatatttaatttcctttattttatatttaattgcacttctaattatcgcatttttttaattatcgcaagtttattttatcgcacttttattattcgcaatttcattatcgttatttactttatgctttaatttaagtcttgtatttatttttaatattttacatttggttttaactgcgactaaagttttaaaatcgacaaaccggtcattaaacggtaaaaacccccctttataataataatattacttatatatatatatatatatatatatatatatttgtatttttacaattattgtgtgtaaaaaaatatagtgttatacttcacgagctccctgtggaacgaaccggacttactaaaaactatactataatacgattaggtacactgcctataagttttgtagcaaggtttaagtatatccactcgataaataaataaataacttgtgtaaaattgtagcatatttaatagtatttcgcactaaaaataatactattttgtatacaccccctacgacatcaagtatttttggcgccgctgccgggaaacgctaaaacgctatatttttaatttatatttgtaaaaataaaattatataaaacaaaGTAATTTTGGGGACACGTTGTGTctaatagatttttttttttattagttctTATAGATTTTCACTAGATTTCACTAGATTTTCACCCTTCTTTTTCTTTGTTTCTATCGTGACCACCAAAAGCAAAAGCAAAAGCAATGGGTCCCACTTCTTAATTGCTTACTAAAAATACCTTATTCATTTTCTTGGATGCTGTGCTTTAATAGAAATCAAAAAAAGAACGAAATGAGATTTGGTACAAGTTAATGACTGTAATTAATTTAATTGTTAATAAATCTAGTCGCAGATCATTTATATGAGATTTGGACttatttcgttttaaaaaaaaaaaaaaaaaaattctgtaaaaaaaaaaaaaaaacgttttttttttaagaaaaaaaaattcgtttttttaaaaaaaaaaaaaattaaaaaattatatatttttaagattttgtctataaaaaaattattttaagttttattacctttagttttttttagactatagtcgcaacttttagtattaagtatagtttttgccttagtatttatttttacttctagaatttttaggctttgccgtaaaatcccttaagtgcttattccttagactaagatttaggtgccttagaattttgcgatgccatttttcgtgctactttcttatttttatttatctttcgacgccgtttacctatgtatcaattacaattccaattagtgatctctatttgtagttttaattttaagatagtgatagttataagattggattaaccgcgtgtttacaaaccactcttcgtctttttcatttttcgacacttttcgacgcgcaatctttttctctcttatttctcgccattctagtttttaggacttagaattttttctacttcttctctaaatttcttaaaattacgaaaatttattttaagtggttaaattgatggacatcaaaattttctggttcgtagtaatagttggatttgtacgtggaccgggttattggagccaaacagtcctcaattatattgagaccaaacgaatcctgcccctctgctgcatcttttggctattcgaaacgtgggcaaaatcagaaaagtctattgattggataacttatataatttttctttcttttttaaaaactaataggatattcagtgaatgcaccgagcaagacgttcaccaccttttgtacgttcaccacctgtaactcgatcaagacatttagcaaatatcgccgccgttgatttttctttagaatcatcatccagtcgaccaaatactccaactcaaatttccgataatccagtttttgaaacaaacctcacaattgagaatccggagaatactcagggacaattccgagatcctgatccactaattattcctccagaacctccaatcattcaaacagagattgttgaggaagaaaccattaaatcagaatcctctagtgattcagattcaacacttccaatcatggaaaatctagaacctctaagtatggaagaccgaatgagagctaaacgcactggccaaggtcacgcaattactcatccagacattaatgcgccagattatgaaattaaaggacaaattctacacatggtgactaatcaatgccaatttagtggtgcgccgaaggaagatccaaatgaacatctacgtacctttaataggatctgcacactatttaaaatccgagaagtggaggatgaacagatatatctcatgttatttccctggactttaaagggagaagccaaagattggttggaatcgttacctgaaggggcgattgatacatgggacgttttagttgaaaaatttcttaaacaattctttcatgCATCTaaggccgtaagacttcaagcataaattgttacgttcacacaaaaaccgaatgaaactctatatgaggcgtggacaagatatggaaagttattaagaggatgtccgcaacatggtttagacacctgtcaaatagtacaaatattctaccaaggatgcgacatcactacaaggaaagacatagatatagcagctggtggttctattatgaagaaaaccgaaactgatgcttacaaaattattgataacactgcttcccactcacatgagtggcaccaagaaaaagatatcattagatcatctaaagcagctagagcctattctagccatgacttagattccatttccgtaaagatagatgctgtggagagacgaatggaaaagatgactaaagatattcactcaatacgaattagttgtgagcagtgtggaggaccacatttgacaaaagattgtctcagtattgaattaacaatggaacaaagagagaatatttcatacataaaccaaaggcctggaaataattatcagaataattatcaaccgccaagaccgatttacaatcaaaaccagaattataacagaaatattccatacaacaaccaacaaggtcctagcaatcaacaagtatccaataatacttacaatcagcaaagaccaaattttcaaaacaaaccaccacaacaaaccgatgataaaaagccgaatttagaagatatgatgacgaagctagttgaaactcaaacgcagtttttcacctctcagaaacaaaccaatgaacaaaatgctcaagcatttagaaatcaacaagcttctattcaaaatctggaacaagaagtaagtaacctagcaagattaataggtgaaagaaaaccgggaagtctacctagtgatacaaatgctaacccccggaatgaaacagctaaagccattaccacaagaagtggtacaacgcttaaaccacctgaaatacctgtaacttctgatgaagctattcctactccacaagaaccacaacctaatcaagataaggaaaaagaaccggtagttgaaaaggttaatgaagataacacatttaaggataaaccttatgttaaaccataccaaccaccacttccttacccgagtaaaatgaagaaagagaaacttgaagccgagcaatccaaattcttggatatgtttaaacagataaatgtaaatcttcctttcattgatgtgatttcaggaatgcctagatatgctaaattcttgaaagatctaatctcaaatagaaagaaaatggaagaactctcggctgttaccatgaatgctaattgttcag is from Rutidosis leptorrhynchoides isolate AG116_Rl617_1_P2 chromosome 10, CSIRO_AGI_Rlap_v1, whole genome shotgun sequence and encodes:
- the LOC139871568 gene encoding germacrene A synthase 1-like, which translates into the protein MAAPEANTKTTTTHERPLANFPPSMWGDCFLSYSLDKKELEALAKAMEEHKEELRTLIINPKSDLNAKMNLIYSVYRLGLTYLFVKEIDCQLDTLFKELNMEYYLELDLYTISIYFQVFRTHGYNVSCDLFNKFKDDSSGSFKEDIIDDVRGMLGLYEASQLRTHGESVLDDAFVFTESKLKSVEPLTLDGNLVRQVKHAITRPFHRGVPMVEARLYLINYEEECSTYESLLKLAKLHFNYLQLLQRTRIRLFEEWWKDMDFETVTFYARDRVPELYVWILSLFLEPYYSQVRIITTKIIVLVLLLDDTCDAYATIEEIRLVADAINRWEVSAKEQLPEYVKPFYEIILNEYTELETQFAKEERAHLVNASKKAFQKLADAYLQEAEWRHNKEVPSFDEYMKTGLVTSTHELLSKSALIGMGEIVTDEAFAWYESHPKILTASETISRLHDDVMTFEFERERDETATGVDSYMKTFEVPENIAIYEVKNIVENAWKDINEGCLKPREVPMDVLAPIVNLAKMIDVAYKYNDGFTFPEITFKDFITLLFQVSVPI